A stretch of Nitrospira sp. DNA encodes these proteins:
- a CDS encoding helix-turn-helix domain-containing protein, whose product MTKAGKHIITGAKDALDMLHGNASGRVHTIRTADIDVRKIRSRLKMTQQDFSATFGIPIPTLKKWEVGKRVPEGPAKGYLMVIDKNPSAVKRALQSL is encoded by the coding sequence ATGACCAAGGCAGGCAAACACATCATCACCGGCGCAAAGGACGCGCTCGACATGCTGCACGGGAACGCGTCCGGTAGGGTGCACACCATCCGCACCGCGGACATCGACGTGCGGAAAATCCGCAGCCGCCTCAAAATGACTCAGCAGGATTTCTCCGCAACATTCGGCATTCCCATCCCGACCCTGAAAAAGTGGGAAGTCGGGAAGCGCGTGCCGGAAGGCCCCGCGAAAGGCTACCTCATGGTTATCGACAAGAACCCGTCAGCCGTGAAAAGAGCGCTTCAA